From a single Methylosinus sp. H3A genomic region:
- a CDS encoding putative phage tail protein — protein MPDPCLAGVTQTVERRKLFLRMRIAAKGGQSIAYFICLAATLGYEIAISESRPFRCGQGRCGKTQIGSANNEVIWRVYVTIAGSSSFRA, from the coding sequence CTGCCGGACCCTTGCCTCGCCGGCGTTACGCAAACGGTCGAGCGCCGCAAGCTGTTCCTGCGCATGCGTATCGCCGCCAAGGGCGGGCAATCGATCGCCTATTTCATCTGCCTCGCGGCGACGCTCGGCTATGAGATCGCGATCAGCGAAAGTCGCCCCTTCCGTTGCGGCCAGGGCCGATGCGGCAAGACGCAGATCGGCAGCGCGAACAATGAGGTGATCTGGCGCGTCTATGTGACGATTGCGGGCAGTTCAAGCTTCAGGGCCTAA
- a CDS encoding FkbM family methyltransferase, protein MSDIAFKPYVAKNRRFDDLSFPFLIVNDVGKQWYDGGENQFMPERAICKSLIKTSDTVVDCGAHHGMMSVLFSHWTGPAGKVYSYEIVPDNIAVIRQNIELNKLDNVTVRPYGVGDENAEISISFQSSNAYADSNSDIKARIVRLDDDIPTDERVDFIKIDVEGSDLRAVRGASRVLSKRPTIDLELHPFLFADRGAVTEEIFSVLSYRNWRYIVLPEIFADTIEIDGQIDYKWLSAFDNPHIFCIPR, encoded by the coding sequence ATGTCCGATATTGCGTTCAAACCGTATGTCGCCAAAAATAGGCGATTTGATGACCTATCGTTCCCGTTTTTGATCGTGAACGACGTAGGTAAACAGTGGTATGATGGCGGTGAAAATCAGTTCATGCCGGAGCGCGCCATTTGCAAAAGTCTAATCAAGACTAGCGATACTGTCGTTGATTGCGGCGCTCATCATGGGATGATGTCTGTTTTGTTTTCACATTGGACGGGGCCGGCCGGGAAAGTCTACTCTTACGAGATCGTCCCCGATAACATCGCCGTCATCAGGCAAAACATCGAACTGAACAAGCTCGACAATGTCACTGTGCGCCCCTACGGCGTTGGCGACGAAAATGCGGAGATTTCGATCTCTTTCCAGAGCAGCAACGCCTACGCGGATTCGAACAGCGATATCAAGGCGCGGATCGTTCGCCTCGACGATGACATTCCCACCGACGAGCGCGTTGACTTCATCAAGATCGACGTGGAAGGCTCAGACCTTCGAGCCGTCCGCGGCGCGTCGCGAGTCCTATCGAAGCGCCCGACGATCGACTTGGAGCTTCACCCGTTTCTATTCGCCGATCGCGGGGCAGTGACGGAGGAGATTTTCTCGGTCCTGTCCTACCGCAATTGGCGGTATATCGTGTTGCCCGAGATATTCGCCGATACGATCGAGATCGATGGTCAGATTGACTATAAGTGGCTGTCCGCCTTCGACAACCCGCATATTTTCTGCATCCCGCGCTGA
- a CDS encoding FkbM family methyltransferase: protein MPNVVITELPAFKLYTDLEDDDVGRHVAGTKVWEEHVTAAFHRYIRPGDLVIDIGANIGFFSMLAASIVGDNGLVISVEPNVNNVRLLESSRRANRFSNVKIIHIAAGSKLELLSFSARFTNGSASHMNVDADALNDWIVQAVPLNILLPTDKRIAFIKIDIEGFEPHALGGMADRIKTDRPIITTEFSPGCLAASGGWDAEDYLRFLINLGYNLYILENDGGEMYFGSDSAGLMVTYGSIAVARQTCHIDLIAKPV, encoded by the coding sequence ATGCCCAATGTGGTAATTACTGAACTACCCGCCTTCAAACTATATACTGATCTAGAAGACGACGATGTCGGTCGGCATGTAGCTGGAACTAAGGTATGGGAAGAGCATGTTACGGCAGCATTTCATAGATACATCCGTCCCGGAGATCTGGTAATAGACATAGGAGCAAATATTGGATTCTTCTCGATGCTCGCGGCGTCGATAGTCGGCGACAACGGCCTCGTTATATCCGTAGAGCCAAACGTAAATAACGTGCGCCTGCTTGAATCTAGCCGACGAGCGAACCGTTTTTCTAACGTCAAGATTATTCACATTGCCGCCGGCTCGAAACTAGAGCTACTTTCATTCTCTGCGCGCTTCACAAACGGGTCGGCGTCTCACATGAACGTCGACGCAGATGCTTTGAATGACTGGATTGTCCAAGCCGTCCCCCTCAATATCCTCTTGCCGACCGATAAGCGCATCGCCTTCATCAAAATCGATATCGAAGGGTTTGAGCCGCACGCCCTTGGCGGCATGGCTGATCGCATCAAAACAGACAGGCCAATTATCACAACGGAATTTTCACCGGGTTGCTTAGCTGCCAGCGGTGGGTGGGATGCAGAGGACTATCTTAGGTTCCTCATCAATCTAGGTTATAATCTTTACATCCTCGAAAATGATGGCGGCGAGATGTATTTCGGGTCGGACAGCGCTGGACTTATGGTAACGTACGGCTCCATCGCCGTTGCGCGCCAGACTTGCCATATCGACCTCATTGCTAAGCCAGTATAG